The following are encoded together in the Pedobacter steynii genome:
- a CDS encoding TonB-dependent receptor yields MKFSSIKPVLTLFLSFLFSVSTRAQTKVFGILTDQQNQPIKNVTLKFKTGKDVLNTSSDSNGHFRLVLPKAGDYSLRASAVGFIPFQQEYRIFQQQEFRIDTIKLYSSNEELQTVEVIGTSKRKYYGDYSFSATKIAALNKDIPQAISSVSKELIADRQAFTLADAVKNVPSVTQNSYYNQFSIRGINQNEEGAIVNGMRTRQFYFLQPLTNNLERIEVIKGPASASFSSADPGGTINLVTKKPLSEDRKQVSISAGSFSTIRGALDFTGPLNQEKSLLYRLNVGYEDSKSFRDLQFKKAYLIAPSFSYIPTDKTSLNVELVLNHNKTRLDRGQSIFGAIAGQTDLKSTPITFSMGESNDRYRTQDLMLMSNLSHAFTKDIVFNIAYMKQTWDEDLLEHRTTNAYGVDETGKAIPTLAGLRAVQRQQTLNTDNLSSYFSIHAITGPIQHKIVLGYDRISVQKYRGGAESSAQGYRLKAGGVAAKYDPLNKDLYLFQSVSGVSAPVPNVAHFDLAKPIYTLRDLSEYHFTQNEIPPAHALANGIYIQDQLKYDKLTLLLGLRQEWHDDYSNYKLSNEKTVFRQKLLPRLGITYEFNSNINIYGTYLQGYQPQGNTSNLVVVPPPAGTNYKPLKSDLKEIGAKSEWLNRTLMVNLSVFEVNQKNLLMNANDPVDANRLIERGAQRSRGVELEASGFILPNWQFNAGYSYVDAIIMEDYDPALKGQRVQNTPQHSGSFWTRYDLNDSRLFEGIGFGAGLQYSGNKLPWYTRDFRLPAYTLMDAAVYYSPPKSNVQLAMNINNVFNSTYWVGAQSYLRLFPGTPRNVMFNATYRF; encoded by the coding sequence ATGAAATTCAGTTCTATCAAGCCCGTTTTAACATTATTCCTCTCCTTTCTTTTTTCGGTCTCCACTCGGGCCCAGACAAAAGTTTTCGGAATCCTGACAGATCAACAAAACCAACCCATAAAAAATGTAACCCTGAAATTCAAAACTGGAAAAGATGTTTTAAATACTTCAAGTGACTCCAATGGTCATTTCCGACTTGTATTACCTAAGGCCGGTGATTATTCACTAAGGGCCAGTGCTGTTGGCTTTATTCCTTTTCAGCAGGAATACCGGATTTTCCAACAACAGGAATTTCGCATAGACACCATTAAGCTTTACAGTTCTAATGAAGAACTTCAAACCGTGGAAGTAATAGGTACAAGCAAGAGGAAATATTACGGTGATTACTCCTTTTCTGCTACTAAAATCGCGGCCTTAAATAAGGATATCCCACAAGCCATCTCTTCTGTTTCCAAAGAACTGATAGCAGACCGACAGGCTTTTACACTCGCAGATGCAGTAAAGAATGTGCCTTCTGTAACCCAGAATAGCTATTACAATCAGTTTTCCATCCGCGGAATTAATCAGAATGAGGAAGGAGCTATCGTCAATGGCATGCGAACGAGGCAATTCTATTTTCTCCAGCCATTAACGAATAACCTGGAACGGATTGAGGTGATAAAAGGTCCCGCCAGTGCTTCATTTTCCAGTGCTGATCCTGGAGGAACGATCAATCTGGTGACCAAAAAACCACTCAGCGAAGACCGGAAGCAGGTCAGTATTTCTGCAGGAAGCTTTAGCACTATTCGCGGAGCATTGGATTTCACAGGCCCACTTAACCAGGAAAAGTCCTTATTATACCGATTAAATGTAGGATACGAAGACAGCAAAAGCTTCCGGGATCTCCAGTTTAAAAAAGCTTACCTGATCGCTCCATCTTTCTCCTATATTCCAACTGATAAAACCAGTCTGAATGTAGAACTGGTATTAAACCATAACAAAACAAGATTAGACCGTGGACAGAGTATTTTTGGAGCGATTGCTGGTCAGACTGACCTTAAAAGTACACCCATTACATTTAGCATGGGAGAAAGCAATGACCGGTACCGTACGCAGGATCTGATGCTGATGAGCAATTTATCTCATGCCTTTACCAAAGATATCGTATTTAACATTGCCTACATGAAGCAAACCTGGGATGAGGACCTGCTGGAACACAGGACTACCAATGCTTATGGGGTAGATGAAACAGGCAAAGCCATTCCAACACTTGCCGGATTACGGGCGGTACAAAGACAGCAAACCTTAAACACTGATAACCTGAGCAGCTATTTTAGCATCCATGCCATTACAGGTCCGATTCAGCATAAAATTGTTCTTGGTTACGACCGGATCAGTGTTCAGAAATACCGTGGAGGTGCAGAAAGCTCAGCACAGGGTTACCGTTTAAAAGCAGGTGGCGTTGCAGCGAAATACGATCCTTTAAATAAAGACCTTTATTTGTTTCAATCCGTTAGCGGGGTTAGTGCTCCGGTTCCAAATGTAGCGCATTTTGATCTTGCCAAACCTATTTATACCCTCCGGGATCTGAGTGAATACCATTTCACGCAAAATGAAATTCCACCAGCCCATGCACTTGCAAATGGAATTTACATTCAGGACCAGCTCAAATATGATAAATTAACACTTTTACTGGGGCTGAGACAGGAATGGCATGACGACTACAGCAACTACAAACTCAGCAACGAGAAAACCGTTTTCAGACAAAAATTATTACCAAGACTAGGGATTACTTACGAGTTTAATTCAAACATCAATATTTACGGAACCTACCTTCAGGGTTATCAACCACAGGGCAATACTTCTAATCTGGTGGTCGTCCCTCCCCCTGCCGGAACAAATTACAAGCCCTTAAAAAGTGACCTGAAAGAGATTGGTGCTAAATCAGAATGGCTGAACCGGACTTTAATGGTCAACCTCTCTGTTTTTGAAGTCAACCAGAAAAACCTGTTGATGAATGCAAATGACCCGGTTGATGCGAACCGCCTGATCGAACGCGGCGCGCAACGTAGTCGCGGGGTTGAGCTGGAAGCATCCGGGTTTATCCTTCCTAACTGGCAGTTTAACGCGGGTTACAGTTATGTAGACGCCATTATTATGGAAGATTATGATCCCGCCTTAAAAGGTCAGCGTGTACAAAATACCCCTCAGCATAGCGGAAGCTTTTGGACCAGATACGACCTCAATGACAGCCGGCTTTTCGAAGGTATTGGCTTTGGCGCAGGGCTTCAGTACAGTGGAAATAAACTTCCCTGGTATACCCGTGACTTCCGTCTTCCTGCCTATACCCTGATGGATGCCGCAGTTTATTATTCTCCGCCAAAGTCAAATGTTCAGCTGGCGATGAACATAAATAATGTATTCAACAGCACATATTGGGTAGGTGCCCAGAGTTACCTGAGGTTATTTCCCGGAACGCCCAGAAATGTCATGTTCAATGCTACTTACCGATTCTGA
- a CDS encoding SDR family oxidoreductase codes for MATKILVTGATGAIGKALIKDLQEKNIAFFAGTRNVEESKAKLGLSEELVSFSFDNPATFEAATAGVDKVFLLGPAMVLEMDHLINPFLDFLKSKGILRVVYLSALKSDQMGPDMTFHLKTEAKLANDGFDYTILRASFFAQNFKNYEWENITQRGITLATAGDGKVGFIDVADIAAVASAVLSEEGHSKKTYELTGPEALSYFDAATILSEVTGKTIVYPQPSPEQYVTILKEAGAPDFVASYMNSVYSVIANHHVGFTTNDVEKVTGRKPNTLKSVINSDFSTIK; via the coding sequence ATGGCAACTAAAATTTTAGTAACAGGCGCTACAGGCGCAATTGGTAAAGCATTAATCAAAGACCTTCAGGAAAAAAACATAGCTTTTTTCGCGGGCACCAGAAATGTAGAAGAATCCAAAGCAAAACTGGGATTATCAGAAGAACTGGTTTCTTTTTCTTTTGATAATCCTGCAACCTTTGAAGCGGCCACAGCAGGCGTAGATAAAGTTTTCCTTCTTGGTCCTGCTATGGTATTGGAAATGGATCATTTGATCAATCCTTTCCTTGATTTTCTAAAGTCAAAAGGAATACTAAGGGTCGTATATTTATCTGCATTAAAATCGGATCAAATGGGACCTGACATGACTTTCCATCTAAAAACAGAAGCAAAACTTGCAAATGATGGTTTTGATTACACCATTCTGAGGGCCTCTTTCTTTGCCCAGAATTTCAAGAACTATGAATGGGAAAACATCACACAAAGAGGCATTACATTAGCCACTGCAGGTGATGGCAAAGTTGGTTTTATTGACGTAGCAGACATTGCAGCGGTTGCTTCGGCCGTACTCAGCGAGGAAGGCCATAGTAAGAAAACTTATGAGCTGACCGGCCCCGAAGCCCTGTCTTATTTTGATGCTGCAACCATCCTTAGCGAGGTTACCGGTAAAACTATCGTCTATCCGCAACCAAGCCCGGAACAATATGTAACTATACTTAAAGAAGCCGGTGCTCCTGATTTTGTGGCCTCCTATATGAACTCCGTTTATTCCGTTATCGCAAATCACCATGTTGGTTTTACCACCAATGATGTGGAAAAGGTAACAGGGAGGAAACCTAATACTTTAAAATCGGTGATTAACAGCGATTTCAGTACAATAAAATAA
- a CDS encoding ABC transporter ATP-binding protein — MLQAISLSKHYQSHVALDNLNLEVKPGEIFCLLGQNGAGKTTTINLFLGFTEASSGKALINNIEVQSGSAETRKHLAYIPEVVMLYGNLSALENLDYFSMLAGFSYAQEELTAFLSQCGLQTAAHHKPLSGFSKGMRQKVGIAIALAKNAAAILMDEPTSGLDPKATDEFTELVKTLGKQGKSVLMATHDIFNAVNIGTHIGIMRQGKLIHTIKAADINASDLQKLYLETI; from the coding sequence ATGCTTCAAGCAATCTCTTTATCCAAACATTACCAGTCTCACGTAGCACTGGACAATCTCAACCTGGAAGTAAAACCGGGTGAAATATTTTGTCTTCTCGGCCAGAACGGTGCCGGAAAAACCACGACCATTAACCTCTTTCTCGGATTTACTGAGGCCAGTTCCGGAAAAGCCCTGATTAACAATATCGAAGTACAATCCGGATCTGCAGAGACACGAAAGCACCTTGCTTATATTCCAGAGGTGGTGATGCTCTACGGCAATCTCAGTGCATTAGAAAATCTTGATTATTTCAGTATGCTCGCCGGCTTCAGTTATGCCCAGGAAGAACTAACAGCCTTTCTTTCCCAATGTGGTTTACAAACCGCAGCGCATCATAAACCGCTTTCGGGTTTCAGCAAAGGCATGCGTCAAAAGGTAGGTATTGCTATTGCTCTGGCAAAAAATGCAGCAGCAATCCTGATGGATGAACCTACCAGCGGATTGGACCCTAAAGCCACCGACGAATTTACGGAACTGGTAAAGACGCTTGGAAAACAAGGCAAATCAGTCCTTATGGCTACTCACGACATCTTCAATGCGGTTAACATCGGTACTCATATTGGAATTATGCGCCAGGGCAAACTCATCCATACCATTAAAGCTGCAGACATCAATGCCAGTGATCTTCAGAAATTATACTTAGAAACTATATAA
- a CDS encoding phytanoyl-CoA dioxygenase family protein: MNEVNRHKTEMKEKGFTTIDAVFSKETIAEILRIIEATDSSGETFRKSADLFAIRQFLKAVPGVAQLIFKENFKRLIQQLFGEGYFVVKSIYFDKPEQSNWFVAYHQDLTISVDKKQVAEGYEKWTVKQGQFAVQPPLNILKQIYTVRIHLDDTDENNGALKVIPRSHLKGIYRPEDIDWSIENECCCRVNLGGVMIMKPLLLHSSGRTVNNNKRRVIHIEFCNQELPEGFGWIEKAPF; encoded by the coding sequence ATGAATGAGGTAAACAGGCATAAAACAGAGATGAAAGAGAAGGGTTTTACCACTATTGATGCTGTATTTTCAAAAGAAACAATAGCGGAAATACTCCGGATCATTGAAGCCACAGATTCCTCAGGAGAGACGTTTAGAAAATCTGCTGATTTGTTTGCAATCAGACAATTTTTGAAAGCTGTTCCTGGAGTTGCCCAGCTTATTTTTAAGGAGAATTTTAAAAGGCTGATTCAACAGCTTTTTGGGGAAGGCTATTTTGTCGTGAAATCCATTTACTTTGATAAACCTGAACAATCCAATTGGTTTGTCGCCTATCATCAGGACCTGACCATATCGGTTGATAAAAAGCAGGTTGCTGAGGGCTACGAGAAATGGACAGTTAAGCAAGGCCAGTTTGCGGTTCAGCCTCCATTGAATATTTTAAAACAAATTTATACCGTTCGCATTCATCTGGACGATACCGATGAAAATAATGGTGCTTTAAAAGTTATTCCGCGATCTCATTTAAAGGGAATTTACAGACCAGAGGATATTGATTGGTCGATTGAAAATGAATGTTGCTGCCGGGTAAATCTCGGAGGAGTAATGATCATGAAACCACTTTTACTGCACAGTTCAGGAAGAACAGTTAATAACAATAAAAGAAGGGTAATTCATATTGAGTTTTGTAACCAGGAATTACCGGAAGGATTCGGCTGGATTGAAAAAGCACCATTCTAG